The proteins below come from a single Triticum aestivum cultivar Chinese Spring chromosome 5D, IWGSC CS RefSeq v2.1, whole genome shotgun sequence genomic window:
- the LOC123119313 gene encoding importin subunit beta-1 isoform X2 has protein sequence MDNITPILKDAQDPDNNIRLAAEGKLKQLQERNRSNFLLSLSAELSSEASPPECRCLAGIILKNSLEGKYSEDNSLLIKQWNNLDPCIKSQIKESLLITLGSSAPQARHASSQIIGRLAYIETPSERWQDLIGRLLGNMAQQGASPTLKQATLEALEYVFEEENLWFDKDTINGVLDAVIRAMNHQAEKSSEVRLAAVKALRNVLTFANFANDDDCRNRIMTAICDAAKHDEAAEIKHAAFVCLTAIASNYIMELEPYMETTLSRTTEALGLEGGVETVALECIEFWSTICGEVIELRERKKRFAHAIPSADCHFTEKPLCLLVPLLLQTLSLHQERDVDELNIFMSAVACLGLVARTIGDAVVPLAMQFVEGNIKVADWRSRKTAISVLGVMLEGPSIEKLAPVVGLLMDRMEDPHMEVRGTAACTLGRVLELRHSPALDKRFFTNEDFPRIMAALSKSGKDVPEVSKEVCGAIYFLARGYDVAISSEVDHSKKRISSELSPFLGGVIDALLSASELDMKTPFGLPASASAYGALIEVVRVSNIWDLKAVLAIIVLMPRIMRRLNTVLDAKAISSDDKTNKHDLQALLCDVLHAIIEKLGNSLHGDKVRESAPFMLLQFCRVLTCDCSTARDKAALTIGALARAVGPKFLDFMPIFLQYYSVKLFSPIYLEAIGTIFHALGDEILPCCDHMMDVLYEGLSQPELKPQILACFGEIALAIGKIFEEKYLQAVRKELKEAANPRYYDEDKVDYGNQLRQGICKAYSGILRGIKDRKSGLKVAADLVEFIEAVSEDKSRGTSVTYAAVDVLDQFGFTAESWKEGLISELWR, from the exons ATGGATAATATCACTCCAATTCTAAAAGATGCTCAGGATCCGGATAACAACATAAGGCTAGCAGCAGAAGGCAAACTCAAGCAGCTCCAAGAGCGTAATCGTTCCAACTTCCTCCTGTCCTTATCAGCAGAGCTCTCGAGTGAGGCAAGTCCACCCGAGTGCAGATGCCTTGCTGGCATTATCCTGAAGAACTCTCTGGAAGGAAAGTATTCTGAAGATAACAGCCTCCTCATCAAACAATGGAACAACCTGGATCCATGTATCAAATCCCAGATTAAGGAGTCATTGCTGATAACACTAGGATCTTCGGCTCCTCAGGCGAGGCATGCCTCATCACAGATTATTGGCAGGCTTGCATATATTGAGACACCCTCCGAGAGATGGCAAGATCTCATTGGCAGATTACTGGGCAACATGGCACAGCAGGGTGCATCTCCTACACTAAAGCAAGCAACTCTAGAGGCGCTGGAGTATGTGTTTGAGGAGGAGAACTTGTGGTTCGACAAGGACACAATTAATGGTGTTCTGGATGCCGTCATCCGGGCAATGAACCACCAGGCAGAGAAAAGTTCTGAAGTCCGGCTTGCAGCGGTCAAAGCTCTACGGAATGTTCTTACATTTGCTAACTTCGCAAATGATGATGATTGCAGAAATCGTATAATGACTGCAATCTGTGATGCAGCTAAACACGATGAAGCAGCGGAGATCAAGCATGCAGCATTCGTCTGCCTTACTGCAATTGCATCCAATTATATTATGGAGTTAGAACCTTACATGGAAACCACACTCAGCCGTACAACTGAAGCTTTGGGCTTGGAAGGAGGTGTGGAAACAGTTGCACTTGAATGTATCGAGTTCTGGAGTACTATTTGTGGAGAAGTGATTGAACTCAGAGAACGAAAAAAGCGTTTTGCTCATGCTATCCCGAGTGCAGATTGTCACTTTACTGAGAAGCCCCTCTGTTTGCTTGTTCCACTTCTGCTACAAACTCTGTCGTTACACCAAGAAAGAGATGTTGATGAACTGAACATCTTCATGAGTGCTGTGGCATGCCTAGGCCTCGTCGCTAGAACTATCGGGGATGCAGTTGTCCCACTTGCAATGCAGTTTGTCGAGGGTAACATCAAAGTGGCAGATTGGCGTAGTCGCAAGACAGCTATTTCTGTACTAGGCGTTATGCTTGAAGGGCCCTCTATTGAGAAACTCGCTCCCGTGGTCGGTTTGTTGATGGACAGGATGGAAGACCCACACATGGAGGTAAGAGGCACCGCTGCATGCACTCTGGGGCGGGTGCTTGAGCTTCGGCATTCTCCAGCTCTTGATAAAAGATTTTTCACAAATGAAGACTTTCCTCGCATCATGGCTGCGTTGTCGAAGAGTGGTAAAGATGTTCCAGAAGTGTCCAAGGAAGTCTGTGGAGCTATATATTTTCTTGCCCGAGGTTATGATGTGGCAATCTCATCTGAGGTGGACCATTCAAAAAAGCGAATCTCATCTGAGCTTTCACCTTTTCTTGGTGGTGTTATTGATGCTCTCCTTTCTGCTTCAGAACTTGATATGAAGACCCCTTTCGGGCTTCCAGCATCTGCATCTGCTTATGGCGCATTGATTGAGGTTGTGAGAGTAAGCAACATATGGGATTTGAAAGCTGTACTAGCTATTATAGTTTTAATGCCTCGTATCATGAGAAGATTAAACACCGTGCTTGATGCCAAAGCAATTTCATCAGATGACAAGACTAACAAGCACGATCTTCAGGCATTGCTCTGTGACGTACTGCACGCCATAATCGAAAAACTGGGCAATTCACTTCACGGGGACAAGGTTAGGGAGTCTGCTCCGTTTATGTTGCTTCAGTTTTGCCGTGTCCTGACCTGCGACTGCTCTACTGCACGTGATAAAGCAGCGCTCACCATTGGTGCTCTCGCTCGTGCTGTCGGTCCAAAGTTTCTGGATTTCATGCCAATATTTTTGCAGTATTACAGTGTGAAGCTGTTCTCCCCAATCTATTTAGAGGCGATTGGCACTATCTTTCATGCCTTGGGAGATGAAATCCTGCCATGCTGTGATCATATGATGGATGTTCTTTACGAAGGTCTCTCACAACCCGAGCTTAAACCTCAGATTTTGGCATGCTTTGGAGAGATTGCTCTTGCTATCGGCAAGATTTTTGAGGAGAAGTACCTGCAGGCTGTTAGGAAAGAGCTGAAAGAAGCTGCTAACCCAAGATATTATGATGAGGATAAGGTTGATTACGGTAACCAGCTTAGACAGGGAATATGCAAGGCTTACTCTGGCATATTGAGGGGTATAAAAGACCGAAAATCTGGGTTGAAGGTAGCAGCGGATCTAGTTGAGTTCATTGAAGCTGTCTCCGAGGACAAGAGCAG GGGTACAAGCGTGACATACGCTGCAGTTGATGTGTTGGATCAGTTTGGTTTCACGGCGGAGTCATGGAAAGAGGGACTGATTTCGGaattatggaggtag
- the LOC123119313 gene encoding importin subunit beta-1 isoform X1 gives MDNITPILKDAQDPDNNIRLAAEGKLKQLQERNRSNFLLSLSAELSSEASPPECRCLAGIILKNSLEGKYSEDNSLLIKQWNNLDPCIKSQIKESLLITLGSSAPQARHASSQIIGRLAYIETPSERWQDLIGRLLGNMAQQGASPTLKQATLEALEYVFEEENLWFDKDTINGVLDAVIRAMNHQAEKSSEVRLAAVKALRNVLTFANFANDDDCRNRIMTAICDAAKHDEAAEIKHAAFVCLTAIASNYIMELEPYMETTLSRTTEALGLEGGVETVALECIEFWSTICGEVIELRERKKRFAHAIPSADCHFTEKPLCLLVPLLLQTLSLHQERDVDELNIFMSAVACLGLVARTIGDAVVPLAMQFVEGNIKVADWRSRKTAISVLGVMLEGPSIEKLAPVVGLLMDRMEDPHMEVRGTAACTLGRVLELRHSPALDKRFFTNEDFPRIMAALSKSGKDVPEVSKEVCGAIYFLARGYDVAISSEVDHSKKRISSELSPFLGGVIDALLSASELDMKTPFGLPASASAYGALIEVVRVSNIWDLKAVLAIIVLMPRIMRRLNTVLDAKAISSDDKTNKHDLQALLCDVLHAIIEKLGNSLHGDKVRESAPFMLLQFCRVLTCDCSTARDKAALTIGALARAVGPKFLDFMPIFLQYYSVKLFSPIYLEAIGTIFHALGDEILPCCDHMMDVLYEGLSQPELKPQILACFGEIALAIGKIFEEKYLQAVRKELKEAANPRYYDEDKVDYGNQLRQGICKAYSGILRGIKDRKSGLKVAADLVEFIEAVSEDKSSSIIRISFGTIIFGLDAKDLQRRGLLTERRNASVVEYL, from the exons ATGGATAATATCACTCCAATTCTAAAAGATGCTCAGGATCCGGATAACAACATAAGGCTAGCAGCAGAAGGCAAACTCAAGCAGCTCCAAGAGCGTAATCGTTCCAACTTCCTCCTGTCCTTATCAGCAGAGCTCTCGAGTGAGGCAAGTCCACCCGAGTGCAGATGCCTTGCTGGCATTATCCTGAAGAACTCTCTGGAAGGAAAGTATTCTGAAGATAACAGCCTCCTCATCAAACAATGGAACAACCTGGATCCATGTATCAAATCCCAGATTAAGGAGTCATTGCTGATAACACTAGGATCTTCGGCTCCTCAGGCGAGGCATGCCTCATCACAGATTATTGGCAGGCTTGCATATATTGAGACACCCTCCGAGAGATGGCAAGATCTCATTGGCAGATTACTGGGCAACATGGCACAGCAGGGTGCATCTCCTACACTAAAGCAAGCAACTCTAGAGGCGCTGGAGTATGTGTTTGAGGAGGAGAACTTGTGGTTCGACAAGGACACAATTAATGGTGTTCTGGATGCCGTCATCCGGGCAATGAACCACCAGGCAGAGAAAAGTTCTGAAGTCCGGCTTGCAGCGGTCAAAGCTCTACGGAATGTTCTTACATTTGCTAACTTCGCAAATGATGATGATTGCAGAAATCGTATAATGACTGCAATCTGTGATGCAGCTAAACACGATGAAGCAGCGGAGATCAAGCATGCAGCATTCGTCTGCCTTACTGCAATTGCATCCAATTATATTATGGAGTTAGAACCTTACATGGAAACCACACTCAGCCGTACAACTGAAGCTTTGGGCTTGGAAGGAGGTGTGGAAACAGTTGCACTTGAATGTATCGAGTTCTGGAGTACTATTTGTGGAGAAGTGATTGAACTCAGAGAACGAAAAAAGCGTTTTGCTCATGCTATCCCGAGTGCAGATTGTCACTTTACTGAGAAGCCCCTCTGTTTGCTTGTTCCACTTCTGCTACAAACTCTGTCGTTACACCAAGAAAGAGATGTTGATGAACTGAACATCTTCATGAGTGCTGTGGCATGCCTAGGCCTCGTCGCTAGAACTATCGGGGATGCAGTTGTCCCACTTGCAATGCAGTTTGTCGAGGGTAACATCAAAGTGGCAGATTGGCGTAGTCGCAAGACAGCTATTTCTGTACTAGGCGTTATGCTTGAAGGGCCCTCTATTGAGAAACTCGCTCCCGTGGTCGGTTTGTTGATGGACAGGATGGAAGACCCACACATGGAGGTAAGAGGCACCGCTGCATGCACTCTGGGGCGGGTGCTTGAGCTTCGGCATTCTCCAGCTCTTGATAAAAGATTTTTCACAAATGAAGACTTTCCTCGCATCATGGCTGCGTTGTCGAAGAGTGGTAAAGATGTTCCAGAAGTGTCCAAGGAAGTCTGTGGAGCTATATATTTTCTTGCCCGAGGTTATGATGTGGCAATCTCATCTGAGGTGGACCATTCAAAAAAGCGAATCTCATCTGAGCTTTCACCTTTTCTTGGTGGTGTTATTGATGCTCTCCTTTCTGCTTCAGAACTTGATATGAAGACCCCTTTCGGGCTTCCAGCATCTGCATCTGCTTATGGCGCATTGATTGAGGTTGTGAGAGTAAGCAACATATGGGATTTGAAAGCTGTACTAGCTATTATAGTTTTAATGCCTCGTATCATGAGAAGATTAAACACCGTGCTTGATGCCAAAGCAATTTCATCAGATGACAAGACTAACAAGCACGATCTTCAGGCATTGCTCTGTGACGTACTGCACGCCATAATCGAAAAACTGGGCAATTCACTTCACGGGGACAAGGTTAGGGAGTCTGCTCCGTTTATGTTGCTTCAGTTTTGCCGTGTCCTGACCTGCGACTGCTCTACTGCACGTGATAAAGCAGCGCTCACCATTGGTGCTCTCGCTCGTGCTGTCGGTCCAAAGTTTCTGGATTTCATGCCAATATTTTTGCAGTATTACAGTGTGAAGCTGTTCTCCCCAATCTATTTAGAGGCGATTGGCACTATCTTTCATGCCTTGGGAGATGAAATCCTGCCATGCTGTGATCATATGATGGATGTTCTTTACGAAGGTCTCTCACAACCCGAGCTTAAACCTCAGATTTTGGCATGCTTTGGAGAGATTGCTCTTGCTATCGGCAAGATTTTTGAGGAGAAGTACCTGCAGGCTGTTAGGAAAGAGCTGAAAGAAGCTGCTAACCCAAGATATTATGATGAGGATAAGGTTGATTACGGTAACCAGCTTAGACAGGGAATATGCAAGGCTTACTCTGGCATATTGAGGGGTATAAAAGACCGAAAATCTGGGTTGAAGGTAGCAGCGGATCTAGTTGAGTTCATTGAAGCTGTCTCCGAGGACAAGAGCAG CTCAATAATCAGAATCTCTTTCGGGACTATTATTTTCGGTCTAGATGCAAAGGATCTTCAAAGAAGGGGGTTGTTGACTGAAAGAAGAAATGCGTCTGTGGTAGAGTACTTGTAA
- the LOC123119314 gene encoding uncharacterized protein, translated as MELRKAICNKLQEDNGLTYSPDHVLATNGAKQCTTHAVLDVLSCGDERHGLVPAVGEREDEREREGRRGGRKREERVAGGASTGVGMCWEGWAGPGGWLRLRGFRWGTVGSQGGGLAQPWRWCCGAPPRATSSSTLRASPPPTRCRPRGISSSPPCCRGPASRSGPSWGPAPSAVPPAPRSAPGASACILVGTAVVTGQNGRLAMGRLGALCEQVKKLNFQGYEVILFASGAVGIGRQRLKYRKLINSHVAESFFSQQFTDGHCLWLSSLLVC; from the exons ATGGAGCTCAGGAAGGCTATCTGCAACAAGCTTCAGG AGGATAATGGTCTAACCTATAGCCCAGATCATGTGCTAGCGACCAATGGGGCTAAGCAATGCACTACACACGCTGTTCTTGATGTTCTCTCATGTGGTGATGAG CGCCATGGATTAGTCCCTGCTGtaggagagagagaagatgagagggagagagaaggaaggagaggagggagaaagagagaggaaagagTAGCTGGAGGTGCGTCGACCGGCGTCGGCATGTGCTGGGAAGGTTGGGCGGGACCGGGCGGTTGGCTGCGGCTCCGTGGTTTCAGATGGGGCACCGTGGGGAGCCAGGGAGGCGGCTTGGCCCAGCCATGGCGTTGGTGCTGCGGAGCGCCGCCTCGCGCTACTTCGTCGTCGACACTACGGGCTTCGCCACCGCCTACGCGATGCCGCCCCAGGGGGATCAGCAGCAGCCCCCCTTGCTGTAGGGGCCCAGCCAGCAGGTCGGGGCCAAGCTGGGGCCCTGCGCCGAGTGCAGTGCCACCGGCACCAAGAAGTGCTCCGGGTGCAAGCGCATGCATATTG GTCGGCACTGCTGTTGTCACCGGGCAGAATGGCCGACTGGCCATGGGCAGGCTCGGAGCCCTCTGCGAACAG GTGAAGAAGCTTAATTTCCAGGGGTATGAGGTGATTCTGTTCGCCTCCGGCGCCGTTGGcatcgggaggcagaggctcaagtACCGAAAGCTCATCAACAGCCATGTTGCAGAGAGTTTTTTCTCACAGCAGTTTACTGACGGTCATTGCCTCTGGTTATCGTCACTGCTTGTGTGCTGA